The genomic stretch ATGATTCAGAACCAAACACTGCAAACACTTCCATGTACTAAACTTCTTGGAGAAAGACCCTCAAGAAGTAGGCTCCTGCAGGCTCCACTGACGCAGTGGAGTGTGTCCCCTTCAGGTTCCATGTAAAAGTGTCTGCAAGTGTGTACTCCTTTAAGGATGTGCAGCGCCAATCAGAAGGACAGAAGGACACTGCAGAAAGGAAAGCAGATGTGCTCAAATGGCCAGACCAGAGAGCAGAGTGGGACCAAAGCATTGGCCCCCTCAAGCCTAAGCTTTACTTGGACAGGCATAAGCTTTGTGAGCTAGCAGTCTTCCCACACAGACTGTAAGAGTTAAGACAGAGGAATGCAGGGAGCATACATATCTTTCTAAACGTCCTCCCATAAAGCTTCACACAAGCCATGATCAACGACCATGCTATGACCTCACATTTCATAAACAGACACAAACTGGTGCATCCCAAGGTCTGAATGCACTGTCGATGTCTAATACTAGTTTCCCACTCACCACTCTGAGGTCAGAACCCATTCACACATCCAGACAAATAACAGTGCTTTTGCCTTTCATCTCCAATTCTCCATATGCAGTTGTGAGGACATTggcaaaacaagcaaaacaaaatgtcatctagaaaataaaatgttacctAGAAAATGAATTCCATAAGACatgagacagaggaaccagacgGCACAATATTCTCCAACTTAATAAAAGATTACGCATCTGTGTTCAAAAGTACCACCCACTCCAGAGTTTCATAGAGCGTGCTCTTCACTTTGCCACTGGAGAAACTAGATGAACATTCGCAAATCCTCTTAACATTAGATAGAAATTCTCAAATGCTCATTTAAGACGGGAAAGCTCAACAAAATCTCCTTGATTTTTTCAGGCTGTCTCTTCATAAGACGGTTTTTAATGTTGGTCCCAGGTCACTGCCTGCCTCAAACATGAATCTCTAGAGTACAAACATTACctggatttcattttctttgttctgtCTTCACAAACTGTATACTTGGGACAGCAGTTTCAGAAGCAGTACTCCAGTGATGAAAAGGAATAAACCTAGTTTCTTGACCTTGTGACCACTCACTGCTAATATTCATGTGGAACAGCTCCTCAAACACTGTATCCACATCTTGGTTTTTAAATGTAACATCAAGAAAATTTCCTTGGGACTTTCCAGAGGGTCCAGTGAgtagactctgtgctttcactgctgagggcctgggttcagtccctggtcagcgaactaaggtcctgcaagccACTCAGAACAGCTGTAAAAAAAATTCCCTCAACTTTCTTTCCCAGTTACGCATTATGAAGAATTCACCAATTCAACAAACACACATCTTCTGAGAATCTATTTGTACTGGAAACTAGCTGTAGGGAATTTAGTAATCAACTAAACAGACAAATGCCCTGGCCCCATGCTACttacatgggggggggggggtggtggtgggaagaGGGATAAAATATGCGGCATGTTCCATACTGGTAAGCACTCAGGAGGAAAGCTGAGTTGAGGGTAAGACTGTCAGTGCCAACTTtggctttgttttctctctttctgtaacCCATCCATCTGGAAAGTCATCCTCAAACGTTACTGCTTGTTACTTCAGAATAATGACATATTGTTGATACATATGCTAAAATCTTCTTCCATGGACATTTCTTAATTCAGTGACTGTCGATTTTTACCAGCCTAGTCTTCCAGGTGTTGTCGCTTGCTGTTCTTCAAATTAAAATACCTTTTGCAAAAATAAACTTCTCTTTTTCCGAacaactgggggtgggggagggggtttcACGGGAAGAAAGACAGTAATATTCACTCAGCACCTACTATGCAGCTGGGGAGAGTGGCACTATGCACTGACCACGGCAGTTCATTCCCCCACGACCCGAGGTAGagtatcatttccattttacagaaaaaacaCTCTCCAGTAACTTGTCTACACACAGTAAGCGGCACAGCGGAAATGTGAACTTCGCTGCTCATATATTTTGGTCTTACCTTCAAAATTCTCCACTATTGGGACTGTTTTTCTaagctcttctttttttcctgaccGCTCAATCTTTATGTTCTTTGGATGGTTATTCCATTTTGTTTCACAAAGCTCATATTAGTTTTCTACACTGCCTAAAAGcagcctcttttcctttctctatcACCTTCAAATTAAACTGGACTATGTTCAATTGAACTGAATCAAACTATGGGACTGTATTGAGCACgcattttttaactgaaatgacCACCGAATCCCATGATCATCACACCTTTTTTCTACATCATCATCCTTTTTACTGAACCGTTTCCCTTGTGACAGAACCAGGCATCCAATTCTCAAGTGGATGGAACACCAGGGTGACCACCGGGATTCTTGTGACATGTTTACATGCTAACAAAACGGGATACAATCCAACGGATGATCCCGTGTGTGCACGGCTCCGGGTGATCCCGGACACCTTTCTCTAGCGGCTTTCAGGTGGGAGCACCGCCCCCCTCCACCGATGATGACCCCGACCTGCAGTCGATGGATAGGAGGCGCCGCAGAAAACGCAGCGCGAGAGCTGCTGGACTTTCCAGCCAGACCCGCCGGCGCAGCCCCTCCGTCTGCCGCGGTCCGGGCCCGGCCCGGTCGCGCACGCCGGGGGTCCCCGAGCGGACGAGCGCGCCCCCCGCCAGCGCGCGCCGGCCCCCGCCCTCACCACAGCCTCCTCTTGAGCGGCAGCAGGCTGCCGCGGTTGGACGGCGTGACGCCGATGGCCATCTGCAGCACCGTCAGGTACTTCTGGTACTTCATCTTGTCCCCGCTCCGCTCGCGGCCagggccccgccgccgccgccgccgcaggcACAGCCCCTCCAGGCGCCGCATAAGTCAGACCTGGGCCatccgccgccgccgcgcccgccgcccgcgccccctgccgccgccgccgccgccgccgtgcGTCCGGCCGTGCGTGCCGCCCCGCGCCCGCGTGCGTGCGTGCCCGccgctcccgccgccgccgccgtgcGTGGCCCGCGCCCCACCGCCTCCGCGCCGCGCACCGGCCCGCGGCGCCCGCGCGCCTCCGGGCGGCCAGCTGGCAGGGCTGTGGTACCCAGCGGCGGGCGAACCCAGCCCCCGCACCGCCCCCAGCTTCCCGCACCGCCCCACCCCTTGCTCTCTCCCCGCACTGCCCCCGCGGCCTCGCCCCCTCCCCGCAGTGCCCCGCTCCTTCCCTGCACCGCACCGCCCCCTTTCTGCGGCCTCGTCCCCCTCAGCTCTTGGCGGGAGC from Ovis canadensis isolate MfBH-ARS-UI-01 breed Bighorn chromosome 18, ARS-UI_OviCan_v2, whole genome shotgun sequence encodes the following:
- the LOC138423381 gene encoding uncharacterized protein, giving the protein MDRRRRRKRSARAAGLSSQTRRRSPSVCRGPGPARSRTPGVPERTSAPPASARRPPPSPQPPLERQQAAAVGRRDADGHLQHRQVLLVLHLVPAPLAARAPPPPPPQAQPLQAPHKSDLGHPPPPRPPPAPPAAAAAAAVRPAVRAAPRPRACVPAAPAAAAVRGPRPTASAPRTGPRRPRASGRPAGRAVVPSGGRTQPPHRPQLPAPPHPLLSPRTAPAASPPPRSAPLLPCTAPPPFCGLVPLSSWRELTPHRLPQKPNQNHPERRRTILHL